The Urbifossiella limnaea genome has a window encoding:
- a CDS encoding trypsin-like serine peptidase, with translation MRLTLALGLFLVAAAAPSLAAPEDVAEAALRATVRITNGASSGTGWFVAVPGPDGEPVHVLVTAHHVFDAMKTPEVSLVYRAPGQGGTFSRKEGKVRTRDGDKLLWAKHPELDVAALRVDVPKGVDLAPFPFDRVADESWAKRKRVRAGQDVFVPCFPVRLEASPAGWPLLRKGSIATHPLTPAAGAKTMLVDYAHFEGDSGAPLVAYPDGEPLVVGLVFALVRHTNTVTSPFEERKSHFPLDLAVAVQSPFVRAVIEKAAKK, from the coding sequence ATGCGCCTCACACTCGCCCTCGGCCTGTTCCTCGTCGCGGCCGCGGCGCCGTCCCTGGCGGCGCCCGAGGACGTGGCCGAGGCCGCGCTGCGGGCGACCGTCCGCATCACCAACGGGGCCAGTTCCGGCACCGGCTGGTTCGTCGCGGTGCCCGGCCCGGACGGCGAGCCGGTCCACGTCCTCGTCACCGCCCACCACGTGTTCGACGCCATGAAGACGCCCGAGGTGTCGCTCGTGTACCGCGCCCCGGGCCAGGGCGGCACCTTCTCCCGCAAGGAGGGGAAGGTTCGCACCCGCGACGGCGACAAACTGCTCTGGGCGAAGCACCCCGAGCTGGATGTGGCGGCCCTGCGGGTGGACGTGCCGAAGGGCGTGGACCTGGCGCCGTTCCCGTTCGACCGCGTGGCCGACGAGTCGTGGGCGAAGCGGAAGAGAGTGCGGGCCGGGCAGGACGTGTTCGTGCCGTGCTTCCCGGTGCGGCTGGAGGCGAGCCCGGCCGGGTGGCCGCTGCTGCGGAAGGGCTCGATCGCCACCCACCCGCTGACGCCCGCCGCTGGGGCGAAGACGATGCTGGTGGACTACGCCCACTTCGAAGGGGACAGCGGCGCCCCGCTGGTGGCGTACCCGGACGGCGAGCCGCTGGTGGTGGGGCTGGTGTTCGCGCTGGTGCGGCACACGAACACGGTCACGTCGCCGTTCGAGGAGCGGAAGAGCCACTTCCCGCTGGACCTGGCGGTGGCCGTGCAGAGCCCGTTCGTCCGCGCCGTGATCGAGAAGGCGGCGAAGAAGTAG
- the lpdA gene encoding dihydrolipoyl dehydrogenase, translated as MADEYDLVVIGAGPGGYTAAIRAAQLKMKVACVEKRAGKALGGTCLNVGCIPSKALLDSSEHYEAALHKLARHGVKVSGVQLDLPTMLARKDKVVKELTGGVAFLFKKYGVTPVYGAAKLLKGNAVEVAGEDGKTTTLKAKNVLLATGSESVELPFLKYDGKHVVSSTEALNFSPVPKHLIVVGGGYIGLELGSVWKRLGAKVTVVEFLPRILAISDGEVAAEVFKLLKQQGMEFHLETKVTGAAIKGDTVTVTAQAKDGKELKFEGDRVLVAVGRRPFTAGLGLDEAGVTYDPKTRQIPVDESFRTNVPGVYAIGDLIAGPMLAHKASEEGVVFAERLAGMKPHINYDAIPSVIYIWPEVASVGKTEEQVKETGKPYKVGRFKFAATGRAKAMDEQDGFVKVIADEKTDRVLGVHILGPRASDLIAECVTVMEYHGSAEDIARCTHGHPTLSEAVGEAARMAYAGMPLNS; from the coding sequence ATGGCGGACGAGTACGACCTGGTGGTGATCGGCGCCGGGCCGGGCGGGTACACCGCGGCCATCCGCGCGGCGCAGCTGAAGATGAAGGTGGCGTGCGTCGAGAAGCGCGCCGGGAAGGCGCTCGGCGGCACCTGCCTGAACGTCGGCTGTATCCCCAGCAAGGCGCTGCTCGACAGTTCCGAGCACTACGAAGCCGCGCTGCACAAGCTCGCCCGCCACGGCGTGAAGGTGAGCGGCGTCCAGCTCGACCTGCCGACGATGCTCGCCCGCAAGGACAAGGTCGTCAAGGAACTCACCGGCGGCGTCGCGTTCCTGTTCAAGAAGTACGGCGTCACGCCGGTCTACGGCGCCGCGAAACTGCTGAAGGGGAACGCCGTCGAGGTGGCCGGCGAGGACGGCAAGACGACCACGCTGAAGGCCAAGAACGTGCTGCTGGCCACCGGCAGCGAGAGCGTCGAGCTGCCGTTCCTGAAGTACGACGGCAAGCACGTCGTGAGTTCCACCGAGGCGCTGAACTTCAGCCCCGTGCCGAAGCACCTCATCGTGGTGGGCGGCGGGTACATCGGCCTCGAACTCGGCTCCGTGTGGAAGCGGCTCGGCGCGAAGGTGACCGTCGTCGAGTTCCTGCCGCGCATCCTGGCCATCAGCGACGGCGAGGTCGCGGCCGAGGTGTTCAAGCTCCTCAAGCAGCAGGGGATGGAGTTCCACCTGGAAACGAAGGTGACCGGCGCCGCCATCAAGGGCGACACCGTGACCGTGACGGCGCAGGCGAAAGACGGCAAGGAGTTGAAGTTCGAGGGCGACCGCGTGCTGGTGGCGGTCGGCCGGCGGCCGTTCACAGCGGGGCTCGGGCTCGACGAGGCGGGCGTGACGTACGACCCGAAGACGCGGCAGATCCCCGTGGACGAGTCGTTCCGCACGAACGTCCCCGGCGTGTACGCGATCGGCGACCTGATCGCCGGCCCGATGCTGGCACACAAGGCGAGCGAGGAAGGCGTGGTGTTCGCAGAGCGGCTGGCGGGGATGAAGCCGCACATCAACTACGACGCGATCCCGAGCGTCATCTACATCTGGCCGGAGGTGGCGAGCGTCGGGAAGACGGAGGAGCAGGTGAAGGAGACGGGGAAGCCGTACAAGGTGGGCCGGTTCAAGTTCGCGGCAACCGGCCGGGCGAAGGCGATGGACGAGCAGGACGGCTTCGTGAAGGTGATCGCGGACGAGAAGACGGACCGCGTGCTGGGCGTCCACATCCTGGGGCCGCGGGCGAGCGACCTGATCGCCGAGTGCGTGACGGTGATGGAGTACCACGGCAGCGCCGAGGACATCGCCCGCTGCACCCACGGCCACCCGACGCTGAGCGAGGCCGTCGGCGAGGCGGCGCGGATGGCGTACGCCGGGATGCCGCTGAACTCGTGA
- a CDS encoding 2-oxoglutarate dehydrogenase E1 component: MTDPLAGPYNRDLLDAVYQQFRADPGSVDPTWRAFFAGMEFAGASGAPTGHAAGSDAPDLRLQTGVVRLVFWYRQAGHLQADIDPLRTEPLPPHPFLRLENFGLSEADLDRTVDASMHFGIGGPARLRDLIAALEDTYCRTVGVEYMHIDSLEVRHWLGGRMEPTHNRPHFPHRKQYRTLFTLHQAELFEKFLHTKYVGQKRFSLEGGETLIPVLDALVEQAPGLGAKELVIGMAHRGRLNVLANVLRKPFEEIFNEFEDNFLPDSFSGDGDVKYHLGFSADIATADGGTVHLSVAPNPSHLEIVNPVVEGRVRAKQRLHGDTERTTGVPILIHGDAAFAGQGVVMETLNLSNLAGYRTGGTVHIVVNNQIGFTTNPRDSRSTEYCTDIAKYIQAPVFHVNAEDPEACVYAAELAFEFRQRFKRDVVIDLVCYRKWGHNEGDEPAFTQPLEYKNIRARDPISKVYSRALVEGPSAFTEEMTSAIETEFHQKLEEAVREADRAAAEYRSKLDQALKAVKSGPPRKRGMEGFSGRWKGLTKAYTHDALPTGAPLATLDRIADAVGSFPEGFTPHEKLRPILEKRRDNIKSRKPVDWGTAESLAFGSLVLEGTAVRLSGQDSRRGTFTHRHAVVIDSTTGAPHYPLANLDPKQAPFEVFDSSLSEMAVMGFEFGYAMDDPGSLVMWEAQFGDFANGAQVVIDQFLTSCESKWNRSNGLVLLLPHGYEGQGPEHSSARLERFLLMCAEDNIQVAYPTTPAQIFHLLRRQVKRSFRKPLIVMTPKSLLRLPAAVSPVEDFAAGGFREVIDDTLPDPAAVTRVVVCSGKVYYDLMVQREKLGTKAVAVVRLEQFYPWPEEQLHAVLSRYRRATEWVWAQEESQNMGGWFFVEPRVRAMGFPFEYVGRDASASPATGSHHAHEVEQRELVEAAFGGAVPHLVALSKPAANGKNGSHAPQKAEAGAK; this comes from the coding sequence ATGACCGACCCACTCGCCGGCCCGTACAACCGCGACCTGCTGGACGCGGTCTACCAGCAGTTCCGCGCCGACCCCGGCTCCGTTGACCCGACGTGGCGGGCGTTCTTCGCGGGGATGGAGTTCGCGGGCGCGAGTGGCGCCCCGACCGGGCACGCGGCCGGCTCCGACGCCCCCGACCTGCGCCTGCAAACGGGCGTCGTCCGACTCGTGTTCTGGTACCGCCAGGCCGGACACCTCCAGGCGGACATCGACCCCCTCCGCACCGAGCCGCTGCCGCCGCACCCGTTCCTCCGGCTCGAAAACTTCGGCCTCTCCGAAGCCGACCTCGACCGCACCGTGGACGCCTCGATGCACTTCGGCATCGGCGGCCCGGCGAGGCTCCGCGACCTGATCGCGGCGCTGGAGGACACCTACTGCCGCACCGTCGGCGTCGAGTACATGCACATCGACTCGCTGGAAGTCCGCCACTGGCTCGGCGGGCGGATGGAGCCGACGCACAACCGGCCCCACTTCCCGCACCGCAAGCAGTACCGCACCCTGTTCACGCTCCACCAGGCGGAGCTGTTCGAGAAGTTCCTCCACACCAAGTACGTCGGCCAGAAGCGATTCTCGCTCGAAGGCGGCGAGACGCTCATCCCCGTGCTCGACGCGCTGGTCGAGCAGGCGCCCGGCCTGGGGGCGAAGGAGCTGGTCATCGGCATGGCCCACCGCGGCCGGCTGAACGTGCTCGCCAACGTGCTGCGGAAGCCGTTCGAGGAAATCTTCAACGAGTTCGAGGACAACTTCCTCCCCGACTCGTTCAGCGGCGACGGCGACGTCAAGTACCACCTCGGCTTCTCGGCCGACATCGCCACGGCCGACGGCGGCACCGTTCACCTGTCGGTCGCGCCCAACCCGAGCCACCTGGAGATCGTCAACCCGGTGGTCGAGGGCCGCGTCCGCGCCAAGCAGCGGCTCCACGGCGACACCGAGCGCACCACCGGCGTCCCCATTCTGATCCACGGCGACGCCGCGTTCGCCGGGCAGGGTGTCGTCATGGAGACGCTGAACCTCTCGAACCTCGCCGGCTACCGGACCGGCGGCACCGTCCACATCGTCGTGAACAACCAGATCGGGTTCACGACGAACCCGCGCGACTCGCGCAGCACCGAGTACTGCACCGACATCGCCAAGTACATCCAGGCGCCGGTCTTCCACGTGAACGCCGAGGACCCGGAGGCGTGCGTGTACGCCGCGGAGCTCGCGTTCGAATTCCGCCAGCGGTTCAAGCGCGACGTGGTGATCGACCTGGTGTGCTACCGCAAGTGGGGCCACAACGAGGGCGACGAGCCGGCGTTCACGCAGCCGCTGGAGTACAAGAACATCCGCGCCCGCGACCCCATCAGCAAGGTGTACAGCCGGGCGCTCGTGGAGGGGCCGAGCGCCTTCACCGAGGAGATGACCAGCGCCATCGAGACGGAGTTCCACCAGAAGCTGGAGGAGGCGGTTCGGGAGGCCGACCGCGCCGCCGCCGAGTACCGCTCGAAGCTGGACCAGGCGCTGAAGGCGGTCAAGAGCGGCCCGCCGCGGAAGCGCGGCATGGAAGGGTTCTCCGGCCGCTGGAAGGGGCTCACCAAGGCGTACACCCACGACGCGCTTCCCACCGGCGCGCCGCTCGCCACGCTCGACCGCATCGCCGACGCCGTCGGCAGCTTTCCCGAGGGCTTCACCCCGCACGAGAAGCTGCGGCCGATCCTGGAGAAGCGGCGCGACAACATCAAGAGCCGCAAGCCGGTGGACTGGGGCACGGCCGAGTCGCTGGCGTTCGGCAGCCTGGTGCTGGAGGGCACCGCGGTCCGCCTCAGCGGGCAGGACAGCCGCCGCGGCACGTTCACCCACCGGCACGCCGTCGTCATCGACTCGACCACCGGCGCGCCGCACTACCCGCTGGCGAACCTGGACCCGAAGCAGGCGCCGTTCGAGGTGTTCGACAGCTCGCTGTCCGAGATGGCGGTGATGGGGTTCGAGTTCGGGTACGCGATGGACGACCCCGGCTCGCTGGTGATGTGGGAGGCGCAGTTCGGCGACTTCGCCAACGGCGCGCAGGTGGTCATCGACCAGTTTCTCACGTCGTGCGAGTCGAAGTGGAACCGGTCGAACGGCCTCGTGCTGCTGCTGCCGCACGGGTACGAGGGGCAAGGCCCGGAGCACTCCAGCGCCCGGCTCGAACGGTTCCTGCTGATGTGCGCCGAGGACAACATCCAGGTGGCGTACCCGACCACGCCGGCGCAAATCTTCCACCTCCTGCGGCGGCAGGTGAAGCGGAGCTTCCGCAAGCCGCTGATCGTGATGACGCCCAAGAGCCTGCTGCGGCTGCCGGCCGCGGTGTCTCCGGTCGAGGACTTTGCCGCCGGCGGCTTCCGCGAGGTGATCGACGACACGCTGCCGGACCCGGCCGCGGTGACGCGCGTGGTGGTGTGCTCGGGCAAGGTGTACTACGACCTGATGGTTCAGCGCGAGAAGCTCGGCACGAAGGCGGTGGCGGTGGTGCGGCTGGAACAGTTCTACCCGTGGCCGGAGGAGCAACTGCACGCCGTGCTGAGCCGCTACCGCCGCGCGACGGAGTGGGTGTGGGCGCAGGAGGAGTCGCAGAACATGGGCGGCTGGTTCTTCGTCGAGCCGCGGGTGCGGGCGATGGGGTTCCCGTTCGAGTACGTCGGCCGCGACGCCAGCGCCAGCCCGGCGACCGGCTCGCACCACGCCCACGAGGTCGAGCAGCGCGAGCTGGTGGAGGCGGCGTTCGGCGGCGCGGTGCCGCACCTGGTGGCGCTGAGCAAGCCGGCGGCGAACGGGAAGAACGGCAGCCACGCGCCGCAGAAGGCGGAGGCGGGCGCGAAGTAG
- a CDS encoding DUF1264 domain-containing protein, translated as MRTNVRIALVLALAGGAAMLGVGPRYLAADPPPRCPCTDPTPSNANINPAKFAGDYGLHVCAFHVGKADPSLQVESHHYCTPLRDGVFQCVIFDKDRGNAKLIGVEYIVSDDIFKTLPADERQLWHPHDYEIRAGLLTMPGLKIDCEEKLLKGLLKSWGKVWHTWPDPKTDLPIGPPVLMWSAGKEGDVRKELVKARDERYKVDVDAIKKQREKL; from the coding sequence ATGCGGACCAACGTTCGGATCGCGCTCGTGCTCGCCCTCGCCGGCGGCGCGGCCATGCTCGGTGTCGGCCCCCGCTACCTCGCCGCCGACCCGCCGCCGCGCTGCCCCTGCACCGACCCCACCCCCAGCAACGCCAACATCAATCCCGCCAAGTTCGCCGGCGACTACGGGCTCCACGTCTGCGCCTTCCACGTGGGCAAGGCCGACCCGTCGCTGCAGGTCGAGTCGCACCACTACTGCACGCCGCTCCGTGACGGCGTGTTCCAGTGCGTGATTTTCGACAAGGACCGCGGCAACGCCAAGCTCATCGGCGTCGAGTACATCGTCAGCGACGACATCTTCAAGACGTTGCCGGCCGACGAGCGGCAGCTGTGGCACCCGCACGACTACGAGATCCGCGCCGGGCTGCTGACCATGCCGGGGCTGAAGATCGACTGCGAGGAGAAGCTGCTGAAGGGGCTGCTGAAGTCGTGGGGCAAGGTGTGGCACACGTGGCCCGACCCGAAGACGGACCTGCCGATCGGTCCGCCGGTGCTGATGTGGTCGGCCGGCAAGGAGGGCGACGTGCGGAAGGAACTGGTGAAGGCCCGCGACGAGCGCTACAAGGTGGACGTGGACGCCATCAAGAAGCAGCGCGAGAAGCTGTGA
- a CDS encoding serine/threonine protein kinase, with protein MIGGRVGNWFVEAQIGDGPGGPVYAARGYDDPARRAAVKVFPAATDPAFLDRFAGELLALQRLDHPNIARTFDSGTHAGRAYVASELAPGTDLARQLETGRLTWREVLAVAVEAARALKHGHNRNLLHRDLKPAHLVRAPDGTVRLVGYGLAKVFPPPLDPGRPLGSASYLPPETAGGKPPTRRSDLYALGGVLYTLLTGRPPFAAATLVELTHKHCYALPERPRMLAPDVPLELDEFVCTLLAKEPTRRPASAGAVLDELERIRGKLERQGEAVTFPPKLKPDTAEAPALPASLGGIDPDPEAPRPKLRWVWLWPIPAVLVAVALGYSLWPRGDDFDDDAVRDVVAAGVKPVVRSDAERGFRRGLALAEAGEAEAARRAWLAVTAGFGGVESEAKWVGLAKAGLAALERRGPGARPDRRAFDAALARAKELPPAERTAALDALAELVRDDPAALEAVRAAR; from the coding sequence ATGATCGGCGGGCGGGTCGGGAACTGGTTCGTGGAAGCCCAGATCGGCGACGGGCCGGGCGGGCCGGTCTACGCCGCCCGCGGGTACGACGACCCCGCCCGGCGCGCCGCCGTCAAGGTCTTCCCCGCCGCCACCGACCCCGCCTTCCTCGACCGCTTCGCCGGCGAACTCCTCGCCCTCCAGCGGCTCGACCACCCCAACATCGCCCGCACCTTCGACAGCGGCACCCACGCCGGCCGGGCCTACGTCGCGTCCGAACTCGCCCCCGGCACCGACCTCGCCAGGCAACTCGAAACCGGACGCCTGACGTGGCGCGAGGTGCTCGCCGTCGCGGTGGAAGCCGCCCGCGCCCTCAAGCACGGCCACAACCGTAACTTGCTCCACCGCGACCTCAAGCCGGCGCACCTCGTCCGCGCGCCGGACGGCACCGTGCGGCTCGTCGGGTACGGGCTGGCGAAGGTGTTCCCGCCGCCACTCGACCCGGGCCGCCCGCTGGGCTCGGCGTCGTACCTGCCGCCCGAGACGGCCGGCGGCAAGCCGCCGACGCGCCGCTCCGATCTCTACGCCCTCGGCGGCGTGCTCTACACACTCCTCACCGGCCGGCCGCCGTTCGCCGCCGCGACGCTCGTGGAACTCACGCACAAGCACTGCTACGCCCTCCCGGAGCGGCCGCGGATGCTCGCCCCGGACGTGCCGCTGGAACTCGACGAGTTCGTCTGCACGCTGCTGGCGAAGGAGCCGACGCGGCGGCCGGCGAGTGCCGGGGCGGTGCTCGACGAGCTGGAGCGGATCCGCGGCAAGCTCGAACGGCAGGGCGAGGCGGTGACGTTCCCGCCGAAGCTGAAGCCGGACACGGCCGAGGCGCCGGCGCTCCCCGCTTCGCTCGGCGGCATCGACCCCGATCCCGAGGCGCCGCGGCCGAAGCTGCGCTGGGTGTGGCTCTGGCCGATTCCCGCGGTTTTGGTCGCCGTCGCACTCGGCTACTCCCTCTGGCCGCGGGGCGACGACTTCGACGACGACGCCGTCCGGGACGTGGTGGCGGCGGGCGTGAAGCCGGTGGTGCGGTCGGACGCCGAGCGCGGGTTCCGCCGCGGGCTGGCGCTGGCCGAGGCCGGCGAGGCGGAAGCAGCCCGGCGGGCGTGGCTGGCAGTGACCGCCGGTTTCGGCGGCGTCGAATCCGAGGCGAAGTGGGTGGGGCTCGCGAAGGCCGGGCTGGCGGCGCTGGAGCGACGCGGCCCCGGGGCGCGGCCCGACCGGCGGGCGTTCGACGCGGCACTGGCGCGGGCGAAGGAGTTGCCGCCGGCGGAGCGGACGGCGGCGCTGGACGCGCTCGCGGAGCTTGTGCGCGACGACCCCGCGGCGCTGGAGGCGGTGCGGGCGGCGCGGTGA
- the odhB gene encoding 2-oxoglutarate dehydrogenase complex dihydrolipoyllysine-residue succinyltransferase: MPVEQVRVPRAGESIAEGTLNRWLKPDGAFVNVDDPLFELGTDKATQEVAAQVAGVLKILVKEGETVAVESVVASIDTDAKAPAPPAASRSAAAEPPRESAKPQAATQPAPGPAASRLLAEAGVSATAVAGTAPGGRVTKGDVIAHTDAPKKPANGTPPPPKPAAPAPAPGSRITRQPMSPIRKRIAERLLASQNTTATLTTFNEADMTAIQELRAKYNERFEKKHGAKLGFMSVFVKAAVEALKAFPLVNARIDGSDIVHQHFYDIGVAVSTEKGLMVPVLRGADDLGFADIEKRIGELAKKARDGKISVTDLEGGTFTITNGGTFGSMMSTPILNPPQVAILGMHSIIKRPVAVNDAVVIRPMMYLALSYDHRLIDGRDAVQFLVRVKECVENPERMLLDI, encoded by the coding sequence ATGCCGGTCGAGCAGGTGCGGGTGCCGCGGGCGGGGGAGTCGATCGCCGAGGGGACGCTGAACCGCTGGCTGAAGCCGGACGGGGCGTTCGTGAACGTGGACGACCCGCTGTTCGAACTCGGCACCGACAAGGCGACGCAGGAGGTGGCCGCGCAGGTCGCCGGAGTCCTCAAGATCCTCGTGAAGGAGGGGGAGACGGTCGCCGTGGAATCGGTGGTCGCGTCGATCGACACGGACGCGAAGGCCCCGGCGCCGCCTGCGGCTTCGCGGTCCGCGGCAGCGGAACCGCCACGCGAAAGCGCAAAGCCGCAGGCGGCAACTCAACCCGCGCCCGGCCCCGCCGCCTCGCGGCTGCTCGCGGAAGCGGGCGTGAGCGCCACCGCGGTGGCCGGAACCGCCCCCGGCGGCCGCGTCACGAAGGGCGACGTGATCGCGCACACCGACGCGCCGAAGAAGCCCGCGAACGGCACCCCGCCGCCGCCGAAGCCCGCGGCGCCCGCCCCGGCCCCCGGCTCCCGTATCACCCGTCAGCCGATGTCGCCGATCCGCAAGCGGATCGCGGAACGGCTGCTCGCGTCGCAGAACACGACCGCCACGCTGACGACGTTCAACGAGGCGGACATGACCGCCATCCAGGAGCTGCGGGCGAAGTACAACGAGCGGTTCGAGAAGAAGCACGGCGCCAAGCTCGGCTTCATGTCCGTGTTCGTAAAGGCGGCGGTCGAGGCGCTGAAGGCGTTCCCGCTCGTCAACGCCCGCATCGACGGCTCCGACATCGTTCACCAGCACTTCTACGACATCGGCGTCGCGGTCAGCACCGAGAAGGGGCTGATGGTGCCGGTGCTGCGCGGGGCCGACGACCTCGGTTTCGCCGACATCGAGAAGCGGATCGGCGAGTTGGCGAAGAAGGCCCGCGACGGCAAGATTTCGGTTACGGACCTGGAGGGCGGCACGTTCACGATCACGAACGGCGGCACGTTCGGGTCGATGATGAGCACGCCGATCCTGAACCCGCCGCAGGTGGCGATCCTGGGGATGCACAGCATCATCAAGCGGCCGGTGGCGGTGAACGACGCGGTGGTGATCCGCCCGATGATGTACCTGGCTCTGAGCTACGACCACCGCCTCATCGACGGCCGCGACGCGGTGCAGTTCCTGGTGCGGGTCAAGGAGTGCGTCGAGAACCCCGAGCGGATGCTGCTGGATATTTGA
- the xylA gene encoding xylose isomerase, translating into MSYFPDVPDRIPYEGPDSKNPLAYRHYNPAELVEGKSMADHLRFAVCYWHTFRGTGSDPFGPGCAIRPWEDGTDSLDMALKRVDVAFEFMQKLGVPFYCFHDRDVAPEGKTLADSNKNLDAVAKKLGQKQKETGIKLLWGTANLFSNKRFVHGASTSSNADVFAYSAAQVKKALEVTKELGGENYVFWGGREGYMTLWNTDLKRELDHLARFFHMAVDYKRKIGFTGAFLIEPKPHEPTSHQYDFDCANSHAFLRTYGLEKEFKFNVETNHATLAKHTMGHELAYAAANGMLGSVDANRGDPLLGWDTDQFPTDLYLTAQSMLIILAAGGLGAGGLNFDAKVRRESFEPIDLFHAHVGSMDAFAQGLKIAAAIRKDGVLADVVKKRYATWDAGVGAEIEAGKHDFASLEAYMLKKGDADANVSGRQELIENILNRYIR; encoded by the coding sequence ATGAGCTACTTCCCCGACGTGCCCGACCGCATCCCCTACGAGGGGCCGGACAGCAAGAACCCGCTCGCCTACCGGCACTACAACCCCGCCGAGCTGGTCGAGGGGAAGTCGATGGCGGACCACCTCCGGTTCGCCGTCTGCTACTGGCACACGTTCCGCGGCACCGGCTCCGACCCGTTCGGCCCCGGCTGCGCGATCCGCCCGTGGGAGGACGGCACCGACTCGCTCGACATGGCGCTGAAGCGCGTGGACGTGGCGTTCGAGTTCATGCAGAAGCTCGGCGTGCCGTTCTACTGCTTCCACGACCGCGACGTGGCGCCCGAGGGGAAGACCCTCGCCGACAGCAACAAGAACCTCGACGCCGTCGCCAAGAAGCTCGGCCAGAAGCAGAAGGAGACGGGCATCAAGCTGCTGTGGGGCACGGCGAACCTGTTCTCGAACAAGCGGTTCGTCCACGGCGCCAGCACCAGCAGCAACGCCGACGTGTTCGCGTACTCCGCGGCGCAGGTGAAGAAGGCGCTGGAGGTGACGAAGGAGCTGGGCGGCGAGAACTACGTGTTCTGGGGCGGCCGCGAAGGCTACATGACGCTGTGGAACACCGACCTGAAGCGCGAGCTCGACCACCTCGCCAGGTTCTTCCACATGGCGGTGGACTACAAGCGGAAGATCGGCTTCACCGGCGCGTTCCTGATCGAGCCGAAGCCGCACGAGCCGACCAGCCACCAGTACGACTTCGACTGCGCCAACTCGCACGCCTTCCTCCGCACCTACGGGCTGGAGAAGGAGTTCAAGTTCAACGTCGAGACGAACCACGCCACGCTCGCCAAGCACACGATGGGGCACGAGTTGGCCTACGCCGCGGCCAACGGCATGCTCGGCAGCGTGGACGCCAACCGCGGCGACCCGCTCCTCGGCTGGGACACCGACCAGTTCCCGACCGACCTGTACCTGACCGCCCAGAGCATGCTCATCATCCTCGCGGCCGGCGGGCTCGGCGCGGGCGGGCTGAATTTCGACGCCAAGGTGCGGCGCGAGAGCTTCGAGCCGATCGACCTGTTCCACGCCCACGTCGGCAGCATGGACGCCTTCGCCCAGGGGCTGAAGATCGCCGCCGCGATCCGCAAGGACGGCGTGCTCGCGGACGTCGTGAAGAAGCGGTACGCGACGTGGGACGCGGGCGTGGGCGCCGAGATCGAGGCCGGCAAGCACGACTTCGCCAGCCTCGAGGCGTACATGCTCAAGAAGGGCGACGCCGACGCCAACGTCAGCGGCCGGCAGGAGCTGATCGAGAACATCCTCAACCGCTACATCCGCTGA
- a CDS encoding type 1 glutamine amidotransferase domain-containing protein: protein MNLSGKRVAVLVEQKYEELELWYPTLRLREAGAVVELVGPEAGKTYPSKLGYPAKTSLAAADAKAADFDGVVIPGGFAPDYVRRSGAMLELVRGLHARAKPLAAICHGPWVLCSTTALKGRTATGFHSIRDDMENAGATFVDREVVVDGHVITSRTPDDLPAFTKALLAALAG, encoded by the coding sequence GTGAACCTGTCCGGCAAGCGCGTCGCCGTCCTGGTCGAACAGAAGTACGAGGAACTGGAGTTGTGGTACCCGACGCTCCGCCTCCGCGAGGCGGGGGCCGTCGTGGAGCTCGTCGGCCCCGAGGCCGGCAAGACGTACCCGAGCAAGCTCGGCTATCCCGCCAAGACCTCACTCGCCGCGGCCGACGCGAAGGCCGCCGACTTCGACGGCGTGGTGATCCCCGGCGGGTTCGCCCCGGACTACGTGCGGCGCTCGGGTGCGATGCTGGAGCTGGTGCGCGGGCTGCACGCGCGGGCCAAACCGCTGGCGGCGATCTGCCACGGCCCGTGGGTACTGTGCTCGACGACCGCGCTGAAGGGGCGGACGGCGACCGGGTTTCACTCGATCCGCGACGACATGGAGAACGCCGGGGCGACGTTCGTGGACCGCGAGGTGGTGGTGGACGGCCACGTCATCACGAGCCGCACCCCGGACGACCTGCCGGCGTTCACGAAGGCGCTGCTCGCGGCGCTGGCGGGGTGA